From Cytophagales bacterium, the proteins below share one genomic window:
- a CDS encoding Lrp/AsnC family transcriptional regulator translates to MDIVDAKIIELLMANSRISGADIARRVHLSLPAVTERLRKLSETGVIESYTVKLSNDHFDWRLKAFIKVWVDHELAENIVQAVTACPPVLECHHIAGDFDLLLKVLVKDTHELEYFLTKQLKVIKGISRTSTTIVLDTYVEKINRTSKDEPSGN, encoded by the coding sequence ATGGATATCGTTGATGCTAAGATCATAGAGCTGCTGATGGCCAATAGCCGCATATCGGGAGCAGACATAGCCAGAAGGGTACATCTTTCTTTACCAGCAGTAACGGAAAGGTTAAGGAAGCTGAGTGAAACGGGTGTGATCGAATCTTACACGGTGAAATTGTCCAATGATCACTTTGACTGGCGCCTGAAGGCGTTCATCAAAGTCTGGGTCGATCACGAGTTAGCAGAGAATATTGTTCAGGCAGTCACGGCATGTCCACCTGTTTTGGAATGCCATCATATTGCGGGAGATTTTGACTTGTTGTTAAAAGTATTGGTCAAAGACACCCACGAGCTGGAGTATTTCCTGACCAAACAGCTCAAGGTGATCAAAGGCATTTCCAGAACCAGTACGACTATCGTTCTGGATACTTATGTGGAAAAAATAAATAGAACTTCGAAAGATGAACCATCAGGAAATTGA